DNA from Verrucomicrobiales bacterium:
ATTACCCACAAGTTCGGAGGGCTTCCTCCCTATCCCAACGGGATTGCGCCTCAAAGCCCAGGGTTGGGAGGAACGAGCTACCCTGGAAAACGCCATAGAATCCACAACCCCATCGTGGGTTGCGAACCCTGTGGGGCTTCAGGTGATCCCAAGCGCAACCCGCGATGGGGTTGTGAGAAAACAACGACTCACCCAGGGTAGGCGCTCCTGCGTCGCGCCAACCCTGGGCTTTGAGGCGGAATCCCTTTGGGATTCTAACATTTGGTCGAAGAACTTGTGGGTAATGCTTAGGTCGTGCCACCGCACTCCATAGCACCGACTGTCTGCTTTGCTTTCGGGCGGCCTCCTTGCTAGCGTTCGCCCATGTCGCATGCGATCGAATCTCTGGGCATCATTGCCGGCAACCGCGCCCTCCCCTTCGCGCTGGCGCGCGAAGCTCGTGCGGCGGGGATTCGGCGTTTGGTCGCGGTGGCGTTCGAAGGTGAGACGGATCCTGCTTTGGCTGGGCTCGTCGATGAGATCGTGTGGCTGAAGGTGGGCCAGCTCGACCGGATGATCCAGGCCTTTTCAGATCGAGGCATTCATCAGTGTGTCATGGTGGGCCAGATCGCTCCCAAAAACCTCTTTGATCTGAGGCCAGATCTAAGGGCGGTGAAGCTGCTTTGGCGTCTCAAGGAGAAGAACGCGCACACCATCTTCGGAGCTATTGGCGAGGAGTTGGAAAAGGAAGGAGTGAAGCTGATCGAAGCCACTCCCTGGCTCAAATCCATGATGCCCGAATCCGGCTTTCATCTGGGACGTGCGCTGAACCCGGAGGAGCAGGAGGATGTGGCCTTCGGTTGGCGTATTGCCAAGGAAGTCTCACGATTGGAGATCGGCCAGACGGTGGTGGTGAAGGGCGGGACGGTGCTGGCGGTCGAGGGATTTGAAGGCACGGACCGCTGTCTGGCCCGCGGCGGGGAATTGGCAGGAAAAGGGGGAGGGGCGGTTGCAGTCAAGGTGGCGAAGCTGAAGCATGACATGCGATTCGATATCCCTTGCGTCGGAGCCGGCACAGTGGAGACCTGTGCCAAGGCAGGGGTTGCGGTTCTGGCGTTCGAAGCCCAGCGGACCTTGTTGCTCGAGCGCGAGGCGGTTGAAGCCTTGTTGGCCCGACACAAGATGGCGATGTTGGCGGTGAATGGTTAGCCGGATTTTGAATGCCAGCCTCGAACCCACGGGGTTCAAAGAAATTAGGCTAAACGGGGCGTGGAGCGCAGCGACTCCCTCGGTCTGAACGCCCCCTGTTCGCCAGCACCCTGCAAAGCGTGCCACTAGCCGGCGAGGGGACGGAGGAACAGATTCGGATCCTTGAGTAGGTTGACGCAAGCCTCAGAAACCTGTGGCATCGCTGCGCGATGCTCCGTAATTTTAGCAATCCCGGGGGTGCTGGCACCCCCGGCTAATGTCTGTGAACCCGGCGGGTTCGCGGCTAGGCCAGCATCATGGAGCCGTACAGCAGCTCCTGCATCTGCTCGATGCTGGCCGTTCCGGTGGTGCCGAGTTGATGGATCACGAGCGAAGCGGCTGCGTTGGCGATTCGGATCGCTTCGCGGAGATCCGCTCCGGCAGCTAGCGCTGCGGTCAGATTAGCGGTGACGGAGTCGCCTGCGCCCACGACGTCAATGGATCCCCGCAAGGGCAGGGAGGGGAGATGTTCCACTTGTCCTTCCGGTGTGGCGCCTAGGATTCCCTTTTCGGCAAGAGTGATGAAAATGCGTCGCTGATGCTCCTTGGCGAACTCCAAAGCGAGGGGGCCCACCTCGGCGACCGACAGCATCCGCGGTTGGCCGGTCATGGCTGCCAGTTCATTGGCGTTCACTTTGAAGGTGAGTGGAGGCCATCCCTTCACTCCGCGCCGGCTATCGGCGATGATCAGCAGATCGGGTTGTTCCCGGCTGATCTGACCGAGGCAGTCGAGTAAGCGGCGCGTTACGACTCCGGTCTCGGGAGCGTCCACCTGATCCAAGACGATCAAGGCATCCACCCGTTGCGCGAGATGTTCCACGGCTTCGATGAGCCGGTTCTCGACGGAGGCGGGCGTGGGGGTCCAGTTCTTGGTGTCCAGCCGGTTCAACTCTTCTGGAGGCTGGCCGGGACGGAGGAGCAAGGGTTTGCAGTAGGTGAATGTTCGGCGCTCTTCCGTCGGAAAAAAGTAATCCAAGGGGACGCTCTTGCCCTTGGCACGGAGCGCATGCTGCAGCTCGTAACCTTCACCATCCTTACCGCAGAAACCCACGGGGTAGATGGACTTGATGCCCAGGGCCACCAGGTTGTTGAGGATGGTGCCGGCTGCGCCGGGTTGACCACGCACGTTCATCACATTGTGAACGGGCAATCCTGTTTCAATGGAGATTTCGGACCGGGTGGGGTCGATCTCCAGATAGCGATCGAGGCTGTAGTCCCCGATGACTCCGATGCGGAGCTTGGCGTATTCGGAGGTGATTTCCTGAAAACGAGACTTTTTCACGCGGAGCGCAGGTGGTTCAGCAGATGGTGGAGGAAAGCAACGTTGTCGCATTGGGCGTAATGCATTTGGCCGCCCATGCGGGAGAAGCTCTTGCAGAAGCGCAGGTAATAGGCCGGGTTCTCGCGCGGGGGTTCGCCCTTGGTCCAATCCCAGTTGCCGCCGTCCTGAAGGTCCACCACCACGAATTGATGATCCTTGACGATGGGCCGTCCGTCCTGGAGTCGGAGATTGTTGACGCAGCTCAGACTCTTTTCGAAGACCTGCGGGGCCATGATGGCGGACCCAACGGACATCACGACCCCGTGATCCAGAGATTCGACCGCGCGACTGAACAGCCGGAAGTCGATGGCGGCCGCTCGTCCCAGGACCGCCCCGTTGAAGAGCGGGTGGTTGGTGATGATATCGTAGCCGATCCCCGGGTGCACGGTCAGGGGGATGCCACGCCGGAAGGCATTGGCGAAGATCGAAGTGTGCTTCCAGGGATGCTTCACGTCGATACGCCCGGGCTTGAGTCCGTGGGTGCGCATTGCCACCAGTAGGTCGACGCGGGCCGGGCTCAGCGGATGGCCTGGCTCCTGGCGCAGGAGTTCCTCCAGCGATTCTGGTGTGGGGAGCGTGGTTCCGTCCTCGTTGAGGAATCGGCCGAGAGAAACCCCGTAGCCTTCGCTGCGCAGCGCACCAGCCATCAGCGCCAGATGGATGTTCCGTCCGGTCTCATCCCAGGTTCCGAAGGTGCCTGTGGCGACGTTTTGTTCCACGCTCTCGGTGGACCAGTTTTGGAAGGCGAACTCCCAGTCGTGAATCGATCCCGCCCCGTTCGTTCCCAGATGCGTGATCCACCCTCCGGCCATCAGGGCATCCACAATGGCATTGGCACCGTTTTTCACCAGGTGCGCCCCGTAAAGCAGCATCACACCCGCGTTCTTTGCGCGGGCTTGGCGAATGGAATCGGCGGCCCGGCGGATCAATTCCAGGTTGAAGGCCGAGGCTGCGGGCGGCGGCGAGTTGGGATCGACGAGGATTTCCTCGATCGCGCTCATGCTTCGACGGCTGGCCAACGGATAGACCTTCAACCGTCGCAGGTCCAGGGGTTCGGGAATGGTGGACATGAGCGGGGAGTCTTAGCGTTGGAAGATGCGGTTGAGCAGCTCGGAGGCGTCGCGGTAGTCAGGGATGACGGCGTCCGCTCCGACGCCGAGCAGCCGCTCCCGTTTCCAGGGATCGACATTTCCGGAGCCGTTGTTCGCCTCATCGCTCGCAACCGCGATGGCCATTCCACCGACCTGCTTCGTATTCTGAATCTCGACGTAGCCGTCGCCGAACGCGAGCAGTTGGGCACCGCCGATTTTGTTCTCCTCGAGGATGAGATCGATGATCATGGCCTTTGAGAAACTCTTGTAGTCGTCCTTGGCACCATAGATTCGCCCCTTGAAGTAGCTGGAAACCTCCAGGAGATCGGCCTCTTGTTTGACGAACACTTCGTCGGTGCCGCTGGCGAGGTAGAGCTGGAGGCCGCGGCGGGAAAGGTCTTCTAGCAGGGCGCGTGAGCCATGAACCACAAAATCGTCGGGCTGCCGGCGTTTGGACTTGAGGGCCTCGAGCCGGTCCTGGATGCGCTCGTTGAGGCGTCGCAAATACTCGTGCTTATACCACAGCGGCTCCTTGGGCGTTCCACCCCGTTCCTTCACTCGGTCGGCGAACTGCATCATCTGATAGATGGTTTGCTTCCCGTTGAGGCGGAGGATGTCGTCGGTGAGCAATTGCCGTAAGGCGGCCTCGGATTCGCCGGCCCTTTGTGGGATCATCTCGAGGAACATGGGAACCATGACATTCGGCCATCCTTCGCGGATGATCGACAGGGTCCCATCGAAATCAAAGAGAACATGGGTGATTCCGGGGCGAGGAGAAAAACTGCCGGTGTATTCGATCCGGCACGGGGCTGATGATGCGTTCTGCATGAGTGCGGAAAGTAGACTCTCGGGAAGTTAAATCTGCAAGCCGATCTTGTGCGTGCGCGGTTCTCGTGTACGGAGTTCCGCCTTCAGGTTCCGCGTCCCTCCCACCCCGAGGCCCCCTCCGCCTGAAGGCGGAACTCCGTACGAGGGACAGGCCTTTCGGCGCATGGAGTTCCTGCTTCAGCAGGTTGGGCGCGTGATCTCACTTCGAGGCCCCCTCCGCCTGAAGTCGGAACTCCGTGCCGGAGACTCCCCCTCGCCCTCGTAATCGTGGTCCCCCGCCGATAGTTCTTCTTCCCGCTTGGCAGGCTGGCAGGCTTTTTGTTTAGCTCCTAGCGCTCGATGCTCGCTGTCCGAACAATTCTAATAGCTTTTTTCCTGTTCCTGGGCTGCCACGTGGTTTCCGCGGAGGATATCCTTCAGCTGCCGGAGTTGAAGACTACGGGCACGAATGCGACGTCCTCGCTCGTGAATGGCCACTTGGTCATCTCGGGCGGTGTGGAGGTGCGCTACCGGGACTTGTACATGGTGGCCGACGAGGCGGAGCTCGATCAGAACACGGGCAACATCCGCGCCAAGGGCTCCGTCCGAGTTGAGCGGAATGGAGAGGTTTGGATCGGGGAGCAGATCGACTACAACTACAAGACCCGTCAGTTCAGTGGGATCGATTTCAAGACGGGCCAGGTTCCGTATTTTGCCCGCGGGCACAACTTTACCTCCGATCAGCAATCCAAGGTCTACACAGCTGAGGACGTCTTGGTTACGACGGATGATTATGCTGATCCCGGCTATTCGGTGCGCGCGAAGCGGATCACCATCGTTCCGGGCGAGTATATCCGGGCGGAGCAGGCCACGGTCCGGATCGGGAAGCTTCCTGGATTCTATATCCCTGTTTGGAAGCGGTCGTTGCGACGCCATCCAAATCACTGGGTGATGGTGCCGGGGTATCGGACGAAGTACGGACCTTACCTGCTGTCGAGCTATCACTACCAGTTCAGCGACCACATAGAAGGGGTGTTGGATATCGATGCGCGCCAAAAGCGCGGTTTCGGCTACGGTCCCGAGCTGCGCTACGATCTACCCAAGATCGGGGCGGGCGAGATGAAGTATTATCGGACGCGGGATGACAATCCGGGGCGGGATCCTTTGGGCAATCCGATTTCCCATGAACGTCAGCGGGCTTGGTTTGAACATCAGGCGACCCTCGATACCAATTTTACCTTTAAGGCCTCGGTCAAGTATCAGCGGGACGCCCAGGTGATTCGTGACTTTTTCGAAACGGAGTACCGGGAGAATGTTCAACCGGCGACTTATTTCGAGTTCGCCAAGAGCTGGAGCAACTGGAGTTTGAATGCGCTGGCTCAGCCTCGGGTTAACGATTTTTTTGATACGGTGGAGCGTTTGCCCGATCTGAAGCTCACCGGGTTGCGGCAGCAGCTTTGGGATCTTCCGCTGTTCTATGACAGCGATAGCTCGATCGGTTATTTCCGACGCCGCTTTGCGGATTCGGGCACCAACGGCTTTGGCGCGTTCCGCGGTGACACCTACCACCAAGTCACTCTTCCGCACACCTTTTTCAACTGGCTTACGATCACTCCGCGAGTGGGCGGGCGGGCGACCTATTACGGCGAGGAGGACGGCTATGGTTCCAGACGCGACGAGCAGGATCGCTATGTTTTCAATACGGGTGCGGAGCTGACCACCAAGGCGTCGCGTGTGTGGCAGGGCGCCGAGAATCGGTTTTTTGAGATCGATGGTTTGCGCCACATTCTTCAACCATCCATCAATTACGTCTACGTGCCTCGCCCCAGTCGGTCTCCGCGGGAGCTTCCTCAGTTCGATTACGAATTGCCTAGCCGCCGACTGCTCCCGATTGAGTATCCGGACTACAATCGGATTGACTCTGTGGATAGTCAGAACGTGCTTCGGCTGGGATTGCGGAACAAGCTCCAGACCAAGCGGAGCGGGGTGGTCGAAGACTTTGCGACGTGGGCTCTTTACACCGATTGGCGGCTGCGTCCGCTGGCGGATCAGGCGACCTTCGCCGACATCTACTCCGATGCCGAGTTCGCTCCTTTCCACTGGCTCAGTCTCAGCTCGGAGCTGCGGTACAATGTGGAGGGAGAGTATTGGAAGGAAGCGAACCACTACTTGACCATCCTGCCGGGGCCGGATTGGAGCTTGTCGGTCGGTCATCGCTACCTGCGTGACGATCCGTTCTACGGGGTGGATTCGGGCCACAACCTGATCTCCACCCGGTTCTACTACCGGTTCAATGAGAATTGGGGCTTTCGAGCCACTCACCATTTCGAAGCTCGGGATGGCACGATGGAGGAGCAGATCTACACGATGTATCGAGATTTTCGCAGCTGGACCGGTGCGCTTTCGTTCCGAATTCGCGAGAGCCGCGGTAGCGAGCCGCGCGACTACACCATTGGGGTGATCTTCAATTTGAAAGCGTTCCCGCGCTTCAAACTCAAGGATGATGTGGACAAGCCTTCGATGTTATTCGGGGGCTAGCAGCAAACGCCGTTGGAGCGATGGCATGGGTGTTGCGAAATGCGGAGACCTCATGCCATCGCTCCAACGGCGTTTGCTGCTAGGAGGCACTGCGCGCGGGAAGTCTGCCTCTCCAAGGCCTCCATGCGCTGTTTCTGGACAGGGACACCCCCGAAAAATGGACGTGAATCGAGCGGTGATGCGTTGCCCACGGACGACGCGGACCACACGGAGGAGGCAGCTATTTATCCGCCGAACTCGGCACGAACTCGAAGCGGGCGGAACCTTCGCTCAGATAGCCCAGGGCAATGCCTTTGCGAGGGTCGGCTGTCCGCAGCACCTCTTTGAATTGGCGAGGGCTGGAAATGGGCCGACGGTTGATCTCGGTCAGAATCTGGCCTGAGCGGATCCCGTGGTGTTCGGCGATGCTTCCGGGGGCCACTTGGGTCACCCAGACTCCCTGATCTCGAGTCAGCCCCTCACGCTCGGCCTGCTCGCTGGTCAAGGGCCGCACGGCGATGCCCAGGCGATCGTCCTGCTCCGAAGTCGAGGTGGGAGTGGCCGCTAGTTGAGGTTCCTCTCCTTCCGGCATGGCCTCGGTTTGTAGTTGCACCTTCAGTCGTTGGCCCCCTCGCATGACGTCGAAGGTCACCTGATCCCCGGCTTTGCGCGACTGGACGGTCTTTTTGAGATCTTGGGAACTGAGAGCGGGATGTCCGTCGATGGCGACGATGACATCGCCCGCCCGGAGCTGAGATTTGCGGGCTGGGCCGCCGGCCTCGATGGTTTTGACCAGCAGCCCCTCGCGAGCCTCGGGGACGGCCAGACGAAGCACAGGGTCTTCCCGAAGCGCCTGGACCCCAATCCCCAGCCACGTGCGGGCGTAACGGCCATGGTGCATGAGTTCCTGGGCGATCTCTTTCGCACGATCGATGGGGATGGCGAAGCCAATGCCCGTGCGGACTCCTCGGATCAGGGTGTTGATGCCGATGACTTCCCCTTCGATATTGAGCAGGGGCCCTCCACTGCTGCCCGGATTGATCTGGGCGTCGGTCTGGATGAAGTCTTGCTCGATATTGGCGTCGGAGAGGACGTTGTTGCGTCCTTTGGCGCTGATGTGGCCGAAGGTCACACTGTAGTCGAGATCGAAGGGGGCCCCGATGGCGATGGCGAACTCGCCGATCCTGAGTCGGGAGGAAGTTCCGAGCTTGGCGGGCTGCAGATTGGCGAGCGGCACCTGAAGAAGCGCGAGATCCGAGATGGCATCCAGACCGCAAATGCGCGCGGCGTGCTCGCTGCCGTCGGCTAGCTTCACTCGGATGGTGTCCGCATTCTCGACCACGTGGCGGTTGGTCAGGATGTGGCCCTGCGAGCTGAAGATGATTCCCGATCCTTGACTGTCGTATGAGTCGGCTGATCCGCTGCGGAAAGGCGGACTGTTGTGAAGATCGGGAAGGTGCTCTTCCAGAAGGCGTCGCAGCTCAGGGCTCAGGTCTTCCTGGTCGGCCGGAGGCGGGGCATCCGCCGCAGGCTCGGTTGTTTTGGTGGTGACCTTGATCACCACGACTTGGGCAGACGAGTTTTTGGCCACCGCGGCAAACGCCTCGTTCAGGCGTCTCGCAACGGCCAATCCCTCGGAAGCCTCCGCCGATGCGGTTTCCGCCTGAAGCAGGGAGGCGGCGACTTCAATTCCACCCAGCGCGAGCAGTAACAAAATCTTCTTCATGTCCTCGCTCTATCCATCGGCGTGAGGTCATAAAGGATAAGCCTTCAAGTCAGCCTAAGAAGGAGAATGGGGCCATTCTCCTCGTTAGGGTAGGGACAGAGGCCGGCGTCCCTGGCCTTCTTGATGGCTTCAGGGAGCGATTGCCCGATAGAAGGCTTTATTCAGGCTGCCGGGGGAGTTGGTGAACCTTGCTTGGTTTGTCGTGGTGAGGGTCAGAGTTCCGATGTTCGTCCAGGCCCCGAGTTCGATCGCCCGCTGAATGGTCACCACCTGCCCTACATTCCCGGAGATACTCAGCAGAATCTGGCCCTCCTTTGGCTGAGTTGCTGCGATCTGGAGCGGGGCCGGCAGGGCACCTTCCTCGAGCCAGGAGAGTTGGTAGACACCACTGGCTCCGGCGCGGCCATCGACCACGAAGTAGTAGGTTTGACCTGCATTTGCTTGGAACCGCAGCTTGGCCTGGCCTCCGGTCGTTTGGCTTGCGGTGCCGGGGGTGGCGG
Protein-coding regions in this window:
- the lpxI gene encoding UDP-2,3-diacylglucosamine diphosphatase LpxI (LpxI, functionally equivalent to LpxH, replaces it in LPS biosynthesis in a minority of bacteria.), with the protein product MSHAIESLGIIAGNRALPFALAREARAAGIRRLVAVAFEGETDPALAGLVDEIVWLKVGQLDRMIQAFSDRGIHQCVMVGQIAPKNLFDLRPDLRAVKLLWRLKEKNAHTIFGAIGEELEKEGVKLIEATPWLKSMMPESGFHLGRALNPEEQEDVAFGWRIAKEVSRLEIGQTVVVKGGTVLAVEGFEGTDRCLARGGELAGKGGGAVAVKVAKLKHDMRFDIPCVGAGTVETCAKAGVAVLAFEAQRTLLLEREAVEALLARHKMAMLAVNG
- a CDS encoding carbohydrate kinase, translating into MKKSRFQEITSEYAKLRIGVIGDYSLDRYLEIDPTRSEISIETGLPVHNVMNVRGQPGAAGTILNNLVALGIKSIYPVGFCGKDGEGYELQHALRAKGKSVPLDYFFPTEERRTFTYCKPLLLRPGQPPEELNRLDTKNWTPTPASVENRLIEAVEHLAQRVDALIVLDQVDAPETGVVTRRLLDCLGQISREQPDLLIIADSRRGVKGWPPLTFKVNANELAAMTGQPRMLSVAEVGPLALEFAKEHQRRIFITLAEKGILGATPEGQVEHLPSLPLRGSIDVVGAGDSVTANLTAALAAGADLREAIRIANAAASLVIHQLGTTGTASIEQMQELLYGSMMLA
- a CDS encoding HAD family hydrolase, producing the protein MQNASSAPCRIEYTGSFSPRPGITHVLFDFDGTLSIIREGWPNVMVPMFLEMIPQRAGESEAALRQLLTDDILRLNGKQTIYQMMQFADRVKERGGTPKEPLWYKHEYLRRLNERIQDRLEALKSKRRQPDDFVVHGSRALLEDLSRRGLQLYLASGTDEVFVKQEADLLEVSSYFKGRIYGAKDDYKSFSKAMIIDLILEENKIGGAQLLAFGDGYVEIQNTKQVGGMAIAVASDEANNGSGNVDPWKRERLLGVGADAVIPDYRDASELLNRIFQR
- a CDS encoding LPS-assembly protein LptD, with product MLAVRTILIAFFLFLGCHVVSAEDILQLPELKTTGTNATSSLVNGHLVISGGVEVRYRDLYMVADEAELDQNTGNIRAKGSVRVERNGEVWIGEQIDYNYKTRQFSGIDFKTGQVPYFARGHNFTSDQQSKVYTAEDVLVTTDDYADPGYSVRAKRITIVPGEYIRAEQATVRIGKLPGFYIPVWKRSLRRHPNHWVMVPGYRTKYGPYLLSSYHYQFSDHIEGVLDIDARQKRGFGYGPELRYDLPKIGAGEMKYYRTRDDNPGRDPLGNPISHERQRAWFEHQATLDTNFTFKASVKYQRDAQVIRDFFETEYRENVQPATYFEFAKSWSNWSLNALAQPRVNDFFDTVERLPDLKLTGLRQQLWDLPLFYDSDSSIGYFRRRFADSGTNGFGAFRGDTYHQVTLPHTFFNWLTITPRVGGRATYYGEEDGYGSRRDEQDRYVFNTGAELTTKASRVWQGAENRFFEIDGLRHILQPSINYVYVPRPSRSPRELPQFDYELPSRRLLPIEYPDYNRIDSVDSQNVLRLGLRNKLQTKRSGVVEDFATWALYTDWRLRPLADQATFADIYSDAEFAPFHWLSLSSELRYNVEGEYWKEANHYLTILPGPDWSLSVGHRYLRDDPFYGVDSGHNLISTRFYYRFNENWGFRATHHFEARDGTMEEQIYTMYRDFRSWTGALSFRIRESRGSEPRDYTIGVIFNLKAFPRFKLKDDVDKPSMLFGG
- a CDS encoding trypsin-like peptidase domain-containing protein encodes the protein MKKILLLLALGGIEVAASLLQAETASAEASEGLAVARRLNEAFAAVAKNSSAQVVVIKVTTKTTEPAADAPPPADQEDLSPELRRLLEEHLPDLHNSPPFRSGSADSYDSQGSGIIFSSQGHILTNRHVVENADTIRVKLADGSEHAARICGLDAISDLALLQVPLANLQPAKLGTSSRLRIGEFAIAIGAPFDLDYSVTFGHISAKGRNNVLSDANIEQDFIQTDAQINPGSSGGPLLNIEGEVIGINTLIRGVRTGIGFAIPIDRAKEIAQELMHHGRYARTWLGIGVQALREDPVLRLAVPEAREGLLVKTIEAGGPARKSQLRAGDVIVAIDGHPALSSQDLKKTVQSRKAGDQVTFDVMRGGQRLKVQLQTEAMPEGEEPQLAATPTSTSEQDDRLGIAVRPLTSEQAEREGLTRDQGVWVTQVAPGSIAEHHGIRSGQILTEINRRPISSPRQFKEVLRTADPRKGIALGYLSEGSARFEFVPSSADK